In the Kiritimatiellia bacterium genome, ACCGGTCTGCCGGATGTTTTCATTGGGGACAGCCCTTAAATATTAAATAGTTGCGCAGACGATTTAATACGCTGCGATGTTCGTTAGCCTTGGATTGACGCAAACGTTTTAATTGCACGCAAACCGCCGCTCCCGTTTTCACCCCTAAATATTTTGCTGCATCACGTTGGGTTAGCCCCCCTGCTTGTGTTAACAACATCGCCGCTACCGGCTTGACCCAATCATTTACTCGATGCATCCGCAACTCATTCGCTGGGATTTTATATGCTCGGCATACAGCATTTATTATGGCCTCCGGCATCACCGTGCGAAACGGCTTTCGGAAAGCAACGTCTTCCGCCTTAATCCGTGATGCGCTTCGCTGATATTCCTGCCGCATTCCCTGAATAAATTTTTTCGATCCTATCCCTGGCAATGATTTTTTGAGCAACGCGCGAAATTCTTCGTCATTTTTCACAATCCCAGCCTCCACATATCCGCGGTATTTCAGATGCCGATTCCCGGCGCGCCCAGGCGTCATTGCTAAAATTGGACCATAGTCTATATAGTCTTCCGGCTTCGCTAAACCAGCATAAGCCCTGTAACTACTCCACTGGTAATCGCACAAATATGAGATACGCGCATCCAAGGAGGCAGATTGCAGGGGGTTCACAAAGACAGGATTCAAATGAATATATCGACTGAGCCGCAACAGATAGGCGTCGCCCGCCACCAAAGACGAATAATATCGGTTTTGAGTAAGATGCCCGGCACGGTGATGACGCCGATTAAAATACGTGGCATAACTCGTCAATAAACTGCCCAAAAACGCACTCACATTCGGCAAACGCGTTTCCAGCAAAAGATGGACATGATTCCGCATAAGAGTATAAAGATAAAGCCGCACTTGATAGGCTGGCACCCGTTCGGCCAACGATACAAGGAAACGCTCGCAATCACGTGTGTCGCGAAAAATAGCCTTCCGTTCATTGCCGCGAAACACGATATGATAAATCGCCCCTGCAAAAACCAATCTGGGTTTTCTGGCCATATTAAGTTTACCCTTGTCGCCCGAGCGGCGTCAACCGTTTTTTAATATTTACGGGCTGTCCCCAATATCGCAATATTAAGTTTACCCTTGTCACCCGAGCGGCGTCAACCGTTTTTTAATATTTAAGGGCTGTCCCCAATATCGTAATATAATTAATTCTGTTGGATAATTTTCCGCATTTCTTCTTCCTGCTCCTCAATGCTGGCAAGGAGTTTGAACTGCACGCGGGCGCGGTCAAGATTATGGCCGGGACGGTGAATTTTAAAATAAACGTCGCCCGCCAGATAATCGGACAGAAAGCGGATGCCGATGGTAAAGGTGATCACTTTGCCGGCCGTGACCATGTTGTCAACTTCAACCGGCGTAAGGAAAGAGCGGGCGGCTTCAAGATAACCGCGCGCCAAGGCCTCAAAAAACTCCATTTTCAGCATGACCTTCCTGAGGTCGCGCTCGTCTTCGTCCATGGTCCGGGCCGCAGTCCGGACCATGTCGCCGAAATCATACAGCGAACTGCCGCTCATGACGGTGTCAAGATCTATCACACAAATGCCGCGGCCACCGGCATTTTCCATCATGACATTGTTGATCTTGGAATCATTGTGCGCGATGCGCTCGGGCATTTTACCGTTTTCCAGCAAATCTGTCAGCGCGGATGTCAAAGGCTTATGCCGGAAGCAGAAATCAATATCGTTTTTAGCCTCAATGGCGCGATTAAACCTATCGCTGTTGATCGCCTCCTCCAGCGTCTTGAAACGGCGCGGCGTATGGTGAAAAAAAGGAATGGTTTCGTGCAGACGGCCGCCGGGCAGGTCGGCGAGCAGAGCCTGAAACCTGCCGAAAGACGATGCCGTTTCGTAGGCCTGTTGCGTGGTTTCGCAAATGTCGTAGGTGCGGGCA is a window encoding:
- a CDS encoding transposase, whose product is MARKPRLVFAGAIYHIVFRGNERKAIFRDTRDCERFLVSLAERVPAYQVRLYLYTLMRNHVHLLLETRLPNVSAFLGSLLTSYATYFNRRHHRAGHLTQNRYYSSLVAGDAYLLRLSRYIHLNPVFVNPLQSASLDARISYLCDYQWSSYRAYAGLAKPEDYIDYGPILAMTPGRAGNRHLKYRGYVEAGIVKNDEEFRALLKKSLPGIGSKKFIQGMRQEYQRSASRIKAEDVAFRKPFRTVMPEAIINAVCRAYKIPANELRMHRVNDWVKPVAAMLLTQAGGLTQRDAAKYLGVKTGAAVCVQLKRLRQSKANEHRSVLNRLRNYLIFKGCPQ
- a CDS encoding aminoglycoside phosphotransferase family protein produces the protein MKHELKYLKSIIGAFGLPGTFRTVVPYGNGHINDTYLVHMDNGAGVDYILQRINHNIFKDPPALMDNILRVTRHVRKKTAEMPCGNPDRESLTVIPTRKNAPFLLDEQGNFWRMYIFITDARTYDICETTQQAYETASSFGRFQALLADLPGGRLHETIPFFHHTPRRFKTLEEAINSDRFNRAIEAKNDIDFCFRHKPLTSALTDLLENGKMPERIAHNDSKINNVMMENAGGRGICVIDLDTVMSGSSLYDFGDMVRTAARTMDEDERDLRKVMLKMEFFEALARGYLEAARSFLTPVEVDNMVTAGKVITFTIGIRFLSDYLAGDVYFKIHRPGHNLDRARVQFKLLASIEEQEEEMRKIIQQN